In the Defluviimonas aquaemixtae genome, one interval contains:
- a CDS encoding Lrp/AsnC family transcriptional regulator: protein MAASKLDEIDRKILAELQEDGRMTNVELARRVGISAPPCLRRVRTLEEAGYIRGYHADVNPRELGFEVQVFAMVGLHSQAEADLSAFEQRCREWAFVRECHMLNGEIDFILKCVAPDLSSFQTFLTEELTSAPNVASVKTSLVIRCAKDLPGVPFSVLEERIGRGA, encoded by the coding sequence ATGGCTGCAAGCAAGCTCGACGAGATCGACCGGAAGATCCTGGCCGAGTTGCAGGAGGACGGCCGCATGACGAATGTCGAGCTTGCCCGCCGCGTGGGGATCTCGGCGCCACCCTGCCTGAGACGCGTCCGCACGCTGGAGGAAGCCGGTTACATTCGCGGCTATCACGCCGACGTCAATCCGCGCGAACTTGGATTTGAGGTGCAGGTCTTCGCCATGGTCGGGCTTCACAGCCAGGCCGAAGCGGATCTTTCAGCCTTCGAGCAGAGGTGCCGGGAATGGGCCTTCGTGCGCGAATGCCACATGCTGAACGGCGAGATCGACTTCATTCTGAAATGCGTGGCGCCGGACCTGTCGTCGTTCCAGACCTTCCTGACCGAGGAACTGACCTCGGCGCCCAACGTCGCGAGCGTCAAGACGAGCCTCGTGATCCGCTGCGCGAAGGACCTGCCCGGTGTGCCGTTCAGCGTGCTCGAAGAACGGATAGGGCGCGGCGCCTGA
- a CDS encoding adenine phosphoribosyltransferase, with protein sequence MMQKAVKDYIRTIADFPHEGIMFRDVTTLFADARGFRMAVDQLLHPFAGERIDKVVGLEARGFILGGAIAHQLSVGFVPVRKKGKLPGRTISQDYQLEYGEAIMEVHDDALEAGERVLIVDDLLATGGTCEAGIRLVERLGGEVIGCAFVIDLPDLGGRARLDALGMRVHALCAFEGG encoded by the coding sequence ATGATGCAGAAAGCGGTCAAGGACTACATTCGCACGATCGCGGATTTCCCGCATGAAGGGATCATGTTCCGCGATGTAACGACGCTTTTTGCCGATGCGCGAGGGTTCCGGATGGCGGTCGACCAACTTCTCCATCCCTTCGCGGGCGAGCGCATCGACAAGGTCGTGGGGCTCGAGGCGCGGGGATTCATCCTCGGCGGCGCGATCGCGCACCAGCTCTCAGTGGGTTTCGTGCCGGTGAGGAAGAAGGGCAAGCTGCCCGGCCGCACGATCAGCCAAGATTATCAGCTCGAATACGGCGAGGCGATCATGGAGGTCCACGACGACGCGCTCGAAGCCGGCGAGCGGGTCCTGATCGTCGACGACCTTCTCGCGACCGGCGGCACTTGCGAGGCCGGCATCCGCCTCGTCGAGCGGCTCGGCGGCGAGGTCATCGGTTGCGCCTTCGTCATCGACCTGCCGGATCTTGGTGGCCGCGCACGGCTCGACGCGCTCGGCATGCGGGTCCATGCGCTCTGCGCGTTCGAGGGTGGGTGA
- a CDS encoding RNA polymerase sigma factor — MTDTGTLVKRARSGDRAAFDALVTEALPKVKGVVWRMIGHPEDSEDVIQEALVKAWAGIARFDGRAAFSTWLVSIATRSAVDHLRAQKRWRRESQIAYANICASDEGLQAEVMSPMREPEFVFDAREHVAYCFVCLGRSLPPDEQAALVLRDVMELSNREAANVLGTSDSVLRHRLSAARAQMKERYRGLCALVSKTGMCHQCEGLGQAAEAVGARRAPLPDIDSLAVRMGIVRSVDPSQRRNAALHDVFFRRCKPIEDEGAGSVTPEDCIGAAPREAGGEA, encoded by the coding sequence GTGACCGACACCGGAACCCTTGTCAAGCGTGCCCGGTCCGGTGACCGGGCCGCCTTCGATGCGCTGGTTACGGAGGCGCTGCCCAAGGTGAAGGGTGTGGTCTGGCGCATGATCGGCCACCCTGAGGATAGCGAGGACGTGATCCAGGAAGCACTGGTCAAGGCGTGGGCTGGAATCGCCAGGTTCGACGGACGCGCCGCCTTTTCGACATGGCTCGTATCCATCGCTACGCGCAGTGCGGTCGACCATCTGCGGGCGCAGAAGCGGTGGCGGCGGGAATCGCAGATCGCCTACGCCAATATATGCGCCTCCGACGAAGGGCTTCAGGCCGAGGTGATGTCGCCGATGCGCGAGCCCGAATTCGTCTTCGACGCGCGGGAGCACGTGGCCTATTGCTTCGTTTGCCTCGGCCGATCGCTTCCGCCCGACGAACAGGCCGCGCTGGTCCTGCGCGACGTGATGGAGCTGTCCAACCGCGAGGCGGCCAACGTGCTGGGAACCTCGGATTCCGTGCTGCGCCACCGGCTTTCGGCGGCCCGGGCGCAGATGAAGGAACGCTATCGCGGGCTCTGTGCGCTCGTCTCGAAGACCGGCATGTGCCACCAATGCGAGGGCCTCGGGCAGGCAGCGGAGGCGGTGGGCGCGCGCAGGGCGCCGCTGCCGGATATCGACAGCCTGGCCGTGCGCATGGGAATCGTGCGCTCGGTCGATCCCTCGCAGCGCAGGAACGCTGCGCTGCATGACGTGTTCTTCCGCCGCTGCAAGCCAATCGAGGACGAGGGCGCCGGGTCGGTCACGCCGGAGGACTGTATCGGCGCAGCGCCGCGTGAGGCGGGCGGCGAGGCATGA